A stretch of DNA from Phycisphaerales bacterium:
GCTCGAATCTGGTCGGCTGCACCTCAACCCAAGCTTCCAGCGGCAGAGTGTCTGGACCGAGGGCGACCGCAAGAAGCTCATCTTATCGCTGCTCCGTGGATTTCCGATCCCGTCTGTGTTTCTCTATTCTCGCGAGAATGAGCGGGGCGAGATCGTGTACGACGTGCTTGACGGTAAACAGCGGCTTGAGTCAATCTTCCGCTTCATTGGAGCTAAGGGGTTTGGACGGCAGGCATTCGCCGTGAAGTGGTCAGATGATGGCTCGGAGCGAAGAGACTGGAATTGGGCGGAGTTAAGGCGAGCCAGGCTCGTTTCGCGCATCGAGAACTACACGATCCCAGTGGTCGAGGTGACTGGCAGCTTGTCTGACATCATTGAGCTCTTCGTATGCATCAACTCCACAGGAAAGGCGCTGACAGGTGCGGAAAAGAGGCATGCCCGCTTTTACCGTAGTGGTCTCCTGAGAGAGGCCAGCGTTCTCGCCAGGCGTATGTCAAGCTACTTCGAGCGAAACCGCATCTTCTCCGGTGGACAGGTGTCCCGGATGAAGGACGTGGAGTTGGTTTCCGAGATCATGGCGTCGATCATGAACGATGGCGTCGCGAACAAGAAGGCCGCGATCGACCGAGCGATCGGTGTTGCCGACCAAGATGGGCGGGTGGTCCGGCGAGTCGCTGCGGAGGCGGCCAAGTCGATCAACTTAGTGCGTCGGATGTTCCCGGAACTCCGCGAAACGCGGTTCCGCAACAGCAGTGAGTTCTACTCCTTGTGCATCGCGGTCTGGTCCATGTGGCGCGACAACCTTGCGCTCACTGACAAGGCGCGCAATCGGAAGGCGATGTGGCTCCTCAAAGAGCTATCGAATGGCGTTGACAAGGTGCGAGAGAACCAGCGCCACCTGAAAGGCATTCAGCCGGAGGACCAGCTCTTCGGACAGTACTTGAGCAGCATCCAGCGTGCTGTTGACAATAAGGTGGAACGACAGACCCGTCACACGATCCTCGTCGGCATGTTCCGCAGCCTCTATGAGCGGAAAGACAGCAAACGTCTGTTCACGTCCGAGCAGCGCCGGTTGATTTGGCACAGCGACGGAGACAGACAGTGTAAGTCCTGTAGGACGAGGCTGGATTGGACGAACTTTGAGGTCGACCACAAACTTGCCCACAGCATTGGCGGTCGCACAGCACTCGACAATGCAGAAGTACTCTGCCGGTCGTGCAATGCGTCAAAAGGAAACCGACGGCGATCGCGGAAGCGGTAGATCGTTCAGTTCGACCAGGTACGGGCCGCCACCACTCGTACAACTGCCAGCGGCGCGATGTGGTCGAGGTACGTTGCCGTGGTTGTGATGCTCCGGTGCCCAAGCTGCTTCGAGATGATCCCAATGTCCACGCCCTCCGCCCGGAGCTGGGCCGCGTGGGTATGGCGGAGCCCGTGCGCGTGCACCCGCTTGTGGACGCCTGCCCTCGCGGCGAGCTGCGGAAGCATCCGCCGGACGTAGTTGGTGGACAACGCCCGCCCCCCTCGAACGCAGAACAGCGGGTGAGCCGGGCCGAACCCCTCCTCTGCGCGAGCCTTCAGCCACTCGCTCAGGACTGCGAGCCCGCCGGGATCGATCCCCACGGTGCGGGCGAGGTCGCACTTCCCGTGCAGTACGCGGATCGTCCCCGCTTGCAGGTCCACGTCCTTGGGGTAGAGCGCCACCCCCTCGGCTACCCGAAGCCCGGCGCGGTAGAGGACCGCAATCAGGGCGCGGTTCCGCAGGCCGGGAGCGGTGGGCGGGCAGGCGGCGAGGAGGCGGAGCACCTCCTCGTTGGTGAGCACCTCGGGGGGTAGCCGACGCTTGGGCTTTGGGCGGTGGGCAGGCCGGCCCTCGTTCGTGTAGGACATAGGCACCTCCGGGGAAGCGCGCCTGTGCTACCTCAGAACCGCGTCATGGTGCAAGTCGGTTTGAACGGGAACCGTTTGCGGATAAGCTCCGCGGCTGGAGGAGAGAACATGACCAGATCCGCTACCGCCCCAGTCGCGCGCGCCATCTTCGCGGCGACGATCGCGATCTCGGCCGCATCAGCGCATGCTCAGCAGTTCAAGACCGTGAACCTTGGCCCCGTCGTCTCCATTGTGGATTCGGGCAAGGACGTCAACAACTCCGGCGTGGTCGCCTACACGTCCGGTACCTGGATCAACCTTTGGCAGTCCGGGAGCTCTACTCAGCTGTCCAGCTACGCCAACAACGGCCCGCTGGCGATCAACCAGGCGGGGCACCTGGCGTTCTCAATGGAGGGCGTACCGCACCTCTACCGGAACGGGGTCGCCACCCAGCTGCCGGGGCTCGAGGGTCCCAGCGGCACCGCCTATGACCTCAACGACTCCGATGTGGTCGTGGGCTACAGCAGGCGGCCCTCGCTGGGGCGGTACCACGCTTGCCGGTGGGACAACGGGGTGATCACCGAGCTTCCGACGCACCGCGCGGGCGGCACGTACGCGCAGGGGGACGATACTCGTGCGTACGCCGTCAACAACGGCGGCGTGATCGTGGGGAACATCGAAGGGCCGGGAGTGCCGGAGACCGCGATGAAGTGGGTGAACGGAGTCGGCACCCTCCTCCCGATGCCGGCTGGCAGGGTGAGCAGCAGAGCGACCGCGCTGAATGACGTTGGCACCGCCGTTGGCTTCTCGGCGGGCAGCTCGGGCGACCTGAAGGCCACAATGTGGAGCGCTAACAGCGCGGTCGTGCTCGGCGCGCTCGGCAGCCATACCTACTCAAGCGCGACGGCCATCAACGACCAGGGGGTCGTGGTCGGCTTCTCCGCGCGGTTCATAGGCGACTCCGCTCAGCAGCGCGCGTTCATCTGGGTGAACGGGCAGATGATGGACCTGAACAGCTACGCGCCCTCCCCGGGCTGGACCTTTGTGGAGGCCACCGCGATCAGCGACACCGGGGCGATCACGGGGTGGGGCAGGCTGAACGGCGTAAACAGGTCGTTCGCGCTGATTCCGGTCCCCGCTCCCTCGGCGGTTGCGGTGGTGCTCACGGGCTCCCTCGCTGCCTGGTGCCGGAGGCGGCGGCAGAGGCAGTGACAGGCACGCTCCCGATGGAAAGCGCGTCTTAAGCCGCTCAGATCCCGCTGACGGGGTACGGCAGCCGCTTCGGGGCCGCAAGCCCGCGCTTCCAGTGCCGCCGGATGGCAGCGTCGCAGATGGCGTACCCCCAGTTGATCAGCCGTTCCTGAAGCCCGTCTTCCATGGCGTCCAGTCGCGTGGGGGTGGCCGCGAGCTCTTGGGTGCGTGCAAAGGGCGCTGGTATCGCGTCGGGTAGGCCGTAGTCCGCGATGTTGCTGCGGACGCTCCAGAATGCGCCCTCTCGGCGGTGGACTGGGTCAGTAGTGGTGAGCGCGTCCAGGAGCTGCCGCTTGCGCAGGTTGCGCACCTGGTTGTCCACCATGTCGAGGATGCGCTTGCTGTGGCCGGCCCAGTTTTCGGCGGGGTCAGGGTCCGGCTGCATCTGCCCGCCCGCATCGCTCACCAGCAGCGTGCGGTAGCGCTTGAACGCGGTCTCGAGCCCGAGATTGTCGTACACGCCGCCGTCGGTGAGCACCAGGCGCGTGGTGTAGGGCGACCGGCAAAGGTCGTCGCCGGTGCCGGGAGCGATCTCACCTGGCTTCAGCTTGAGCGTGATCGGAGAGAGCACCGGCGGGAACGCGGACGATGCGCCCACAGCAACCGCGAGCGAGATGGCGGGATTCGGATACTTGCCCACGCGCCAGTCCCACAGGTACGGCTTCGAGAAGCGGCACAGCGCTCCCGACTGGACGTTAGTGGCATTGAAGACGAACCGGGGGCTGTCGGGTAGGTTTTGCAAGGTGGCGGTGCCAAATAGCACGTTGCGGTACTCCCGGGCCACCAGGTCACCAACGGTGACTCCAGGGAGCAGTGCGCCGAGAAGGATGGCTTCGATATCGATGTTGGTGGAGGCCATCCTCCTGACCGGCGTCACGACGTGCTCGCCGAAGGCCGCCTCGCTGAAGCCCCCGCCGGCGAGCTTCGGCCAGTGCAGCCCGAGCACAGCGCCTGTAATTGAGCCGCCTGAAACGCACGAGAACCGCTGCACGTCCTTGAGGATGCCCGCGTCGTTCAGCCTCCAGAGCATGCCGACGTGGAACACCATGGCGCGGTAGCCGCCGCCCGACATACAAACAGCGACGCCGTCCTCCGGCCCGCCGGACTCTTCGGGGTCCCTACCTGGAGGCGTCCATGTTGGGACCGCGCCGTTCTGAGGCATCCGTGGTTCGTCGGTAGGGGGCATCGCTGCTACTCCTGTTGGTTCGTGTACTGAACAGTCATCTCGCCGTTGTTCGCAATGGTGATCTCAACGTCGTCGTCGCCGATGGGGTCCGACGCCCCGGGGATGCGGCCAACGTCCCACTCCTTGGGGCCGTCGTCATCGCCCAGGTCCGTGCGGAAGATCCGCCGCACGTCCACGCCCGCGTTGAGGTAGCGCTGTACGGTCGTGGCCCGTGGGTGCTGGAACTGGGTTTTGTGGCCCGCGCAGAACACGACAAACGAGGGGCTGACAGCGCGGATAAAGGCGGTGGAGCTGCCGTTGTCGGCCCCATGGTGGGGCGCGATCATCGCGTCTGACTGGAGCTTCACGACGGGCGACATCTCCACCATGAACTTCTCGGCCGCGATCAGCGTGTCCGTGGGGTCGTCGTTGTGCCTCCCCACGCTGTCCCCACAGAAAAGGACCGATCGGCCGCGGTACTCCATCCGCACCACGATGCTGCCGGCGTTCTTCGCTTCGGCGTCGCCCCGGATGTCCCAGTCGGCGGGCGGTCGGTCGAAGCCGCACACGACCGTGACGAACACATCGCCGTACTTGAACGTCGACCCGGGCGGCAGCATCACGCTGGCCAGGTTGATATCGTGGCACCCCTCCTCCCGCTCCTCGGCGATGGCCGCGTCGGCGGCCAGCCATGTAGCCGAATGGCCCGTGCCGCCCCGGATGACGCGCCGAACAGCGTACTGCTCGCAAATAGCCGGCACCGCTCCCAGGTGATCAGCGTCGGAGTGGCTGAGCACGAGAAGGGCGATCTCGCTCCCGTCGGGGATGATCTCGTTGATCGCCCTCATGGCGCTCCTGCCCTTGTCCTGGAAGTTCCCGGCGTCGTACACGATGAACTGCCCGTCAGGCAGGGACACGACGCAGCACTCGCCCGCGCCCACATCGACTACGCGAACGGTCAGCTGCGGGTCCGCAGGCGCTGGCGCTGACGGCAGGAAGAACACCGACCAGAGCACCGACAGAAGCAAGGCGGCGGCATGCATGCGTAAGCCTCCTTAGACAGTCGGCGTCGCCTTGACGGCAACCGCTGGGGTGGGGTCACTCTCCCCCGCGTCGTTGAACGCGACCACTCGCACGGAATGATCGATGTCGGCGCGGATACCGATGAGCACGGCGGAGTTCTCGCCCGCCTCTCGCTTGTCCACGCTGCGCCAAACGCCCGAGTCCGATGGCCGGAGCTCGATCTTGAAGCCGCGCACCGTGGGCCCCGTGGTTGGGCGCTCCCAACGAACGAGGATGGTCCCGTCAGCCTCGCGCCCCGCTTTTAGGTTCGTAGGGGAGTCGGGCATGAGCGCGTCGAAGGCGTTGTTGACATCCGCTCCTTCCAGCGGAAGCAGCGCTCCGACCGCAAGGAACACTCGGCGCGCGAGGCCGAACACAAGGCGTTCGCCGGCTGTGACCGACATTCCTAGGAAGAGAGCGAGGATGGGGAGCCACTCGTCAGACCCTTCCGGCGCGAAACGCCGGATCGCGACGAAGAACACGATGGTGAAGAGAACGGCCTCACCAAGCCTGTACCAGAGTCCAGACCAGAAGATCGACCAGTCGAAGTCCTCCATCCCCTTGCGGCGCTTCTCGTGGAGCGAGTTCGTGACGTAAAAGAGCGCTCCCAGAAGTGCCATCAGAAGCGAGCTGAATAGGAGCACCATGGTGTCCACACCAGCTGGACCGGTGGTGGGGGGCAGTGAGGACAGGTTCCTGGCGAAGCCGAAGATGCGGCCAAGGACTCCCGAATATGCGAAGCCGGCCAGCGCGGTGACGGTGATGATGGTGGCCGCGAGGAGCCCCGAGCCGAGGCCGACCAGGCAGCGCTTGTAGTTCTCCCGTGAGATCTCCTCGTTTGTGCCGCGAGGCTCAGGGAGCAATCGGATTGCGCGGCCGAGGAAGTACCCGGAGAAGGCCGTGAGCAGGAGTGCAGCGATGATGGGAACGTGGAAGTAAGGGTCCCAGACCCAGAGCTGGCTCGGAGTCTTGCCATCGAACTTCCGCATGTTGAAGGCGAGTATCCCGACTAACGCGACTGCGCCGACTTGCGACAGTCCTGCGGTAAGTGCAAGCCGGATGCTCGATGGCGGGTCCGTGCTTCGGCTTTGTGCAGTCCTTGAGTGCGAAACGGATGTGCTCAGCTGAGTCATGTGTGCCCCCATGAGGGAGCTTGCTGGCCCCCTCCGAACCATGCAACCACAACCTGATCTGGTCTGCAAGTACCAGTGGTGGGGATCCTGCGACCTAAGCTCGTCGCAACACTCAGAACTGAGCCGCCCGGCATTCGATTGGCACGAATCTGGGTGGCCGGGTAAGCTGAGCCATTCAGAAGGAGGTCGTGTGGCCCGCCGTCCCAATCTCGCAAACGTCACCGCTCAGGAACTTGAGGCTGAGCTCAGACGCCGCCTTCGCGCTGCTGGCCCACTACAACGCAAGCGCGACCGACTGCTCGCGAAGCTCGCGCAAATCGAGAAGCAGATTCAGGCGCTCGGCGGCGACTTTGATCAGCCCCGACGTGGCAACCGGGGTGCGATCCCTGGACGCCGCCGCGCCCGAAACGAGAAACCCCTCCCCGGGGCACTCCACGAGGTGCTCAAGGGCAGGACCATGGGCATCGCGGAGATCGCGGAAGCGGTGCAGCGGGCCGGGTTCAAGACCCACAGCAAGAACTTCCGCGTGATGGTCAACATCGCCCTGACCAAGCACCCCAAGCTGTTCAAGAGAGTGGCGCGAGGCCAATACACGTCACGCTGATATCTGCGGATGCAGAAGAGCGGTGCCGCAGCTTACCGCGGCCTCGTTGCGCTTCTCGGATATCGGACTTCTGGGGTCTCTGCCCGCGTGCGCCATTCGCCCAGCCTGAGAGCAGACTTTGATATCCTTGGGCAATGTCTCGAATCGACGTGCGCAAGGAGCTCGACCGGTTCCGTAAGGAACTGCTCGATCTCTCGCTTAGAAACATCCTGCTGAAGTACCGCCCGAGCCGGACACGGTCCGCTCGCATCATCGACGAAGTACCCGACGTCGTCTTCGACCGCCTGGTCGTCCGCGGAAGGCCGATGATCTTGAGAGCGGCCGGCGATGGGGACGAGACCCTCGGCATCACGAAGGCCGAACTGCCTCGTGCGCCGCGGGCAGGCAGCCAGCGCCTGTCCTCCCATTATGACGACAAGCTTCAACTCGACTTGGACGATGACAGTTTGGACCGGCGTGCGAAGGCAATGCTCTCGCTTGCCACGACTGAAGTCCAAGAAACGGGCGGGTCCTCGTTTTATCTGGCACTTGGGTTCCTGGAGTGGTATGCCAGCCGCGACAGCTCTGAGGCGCTGCGCGCGCCTTTACTGCTCGTCCCCTGCGAGCTTGAAAAGACGTTTGATGGCCGCCGGGGTCGGTACAGCTACTCGATCCGTTACACCGGTGGCGAGGTGCTGCACAACGTGTCACTCGCCATGAAGCTCCGCCAGGAGTTCAACTTGGAGCTTCCCGAGTACGACGCCGAGTGGAGCCCCGAGGTCTACTTTGCCGAGGTACAGCGCGCAGTCCGATCAGAGCCCCGGTGGCAAGTCCGCCGAGAGGCGGTACTTGGCTTCTTCGCCTTTGCCAAGCTGCTGATGTACAGA
This window harbors:
- a CDS encoding DUF262 domain-containing protein, with product MDVTEARIDPTFGEKTVLQFAHLLESGRLHLNPSFQRQSVWTEGDRKKLILSLLRGFPIPSVFLYSRENERGEIVYDVLDGKQRLESIFRFIGAKGFGRQAFAVKWSDDGSERRDWNWAELRRARLVSRIENYTIPVVEVTGSLSDIIELFVCINSTGKALTGAEKRHARFYRSGLLREASVLARRMSSYFERNRIFSGGQVSRMKDVELVSEIMASIMNDGVANKKAAIDRAIGVADQDGRVVRRVAAEAAKSINLVRRMFPELRETRFRNSSEFYSLCIAVWSMWRDNLALTDKARNRKAMWLLKELSNGVDKVRENQRHLKGIQPEDQLFGQYLSSIQRAVDNKVERQTRHTILVGMFRSLYERKDSKRLFTSEQRRLIWHSDGDRQCKSCRTRLDWTNFEVDHKLAHSIGGRTALDNAEVLCRSCNASKGNRRRSRKR
- a CDS encoding tyrosine-type recombinase/integrase — its product is MSYTNEGRPAHRPKPKRRLPPEVLTNEEVLRLLAACPPTAPGLRNRALIAVLYRAGLRVAEGVALYPKDVDLQAGTIRVLHGKCDLARTVGIDPGGLAVLSEWLKARAEEGFGPAHPLFCVRGGRALSTNYVRRMLPQLAARAGVHKRVHAHGLRHTHAAQLRAEGVDIGIISKQLGHRSITTTATYLDHIAPLAVVRVVAARTWSN
- a CDS encoding patatin-like phospholipase family protein yields the protein MPPTDEPRMPQNGAVPTWTPPGRDPEESGGPEDGVAVCMSGGGYRAMVFHVGMLWRLNDAGILKDVQRFSCVSGGSITGAVLGLHWPKLAGGGFSEAAFGEHVVTPVRRMASTNIDIEAILLGALLPGVTVGDLVAREYRNVLFGTATLQNLPDSPRFVFNATNVQSGALCRFSKPYLWDWRVGKYPNPAISLAVAVGASSAFPPVLSPITLKLKPGEIAPGTGDDLCRSPYTTRLVLTDGGVYDNLGLETAFKRYRTLLVSDAGGQMQPDPDPAENWAGHSKRILDMVDNQVRNLRKRQLLDALTTTDPVHRREGAFWSVRSNIADYGLPDAIPAPFARTQELAATPTRLDAMEDGLQERLINWGYAICDAAIRRHWKRGLAAPKRLPYPVSGI
- a CDS encoding MBL fold metallo-hydrolase; protein product: MHAAALLLSVLWSVFFLPSAPAPADPQLTVRVVDVGAGECCVVSLPDGQFIVYDAGNFQDKGRSAMRAINEIIPDGSEIALLVLSHSDADHLGAVPAICEQYAVRRVIRGGTGHSATWLAADAAIAEEREEGCHDINLASVMLPPGSTFKYGDVFVTVVCGFDRPPADWDIRGDAEAKNAGSIVVRMEYRGRSVLFCGDSVGRHNDDPTDTLIAAEKFMVEMSPVVKLQSDAMIAPHHGADNGSSTAFIRAVSPSFVVFCAGHKTQFQHPRATTVQRYLNAGVDVRRIFRTDLGDDDGPKEWDVGRIPGASDPIGDDDVEITIANNGEMTVQYTNQQE
- a CDS encoding fibronectin type III domain-containing protein, which codes for MRKFDGKTPSQLWVWDPYFHVPIIAALLLTAFSGYFLGRAIRLLPEPRGTNEEISRENYKRCLVGLGSGLLAATIITVTALAGFAYSGVLGRIFGFARNLSSLPPTTGPAGVDTMVLLFSSLLMALLGALFYVTNSLHEKRRKGMEDFDWSIFWSGLWYRLGEAVLFTIVFFVAIRRFAPEGSDEWLPILALFLGMSVTAGERLVFGLARRVFLAVGALLPLEGADVNNAFDALMPDSPTNLKAGREADGTILVRWERPTTGPTVRGFKIELRPSDSGVWRSVDKREAGENSAVLIGIRADIDHSVRVVAFNDAGESDPTPAVAVKATPTV